In the Thauera sedimentorum genome, one interval contains:
- the rsxA gene encoding electron transport complex subunit RsxA produces the protein MSSYIFVVIGAVLVNNVVFIRILGLCPFMGVSKKLETAIGMGAATTFVLTLGAGTSYLIDHYLLQPFDLAYLRTLSFIVVIAAIVQFTELVIQKTSPLLHQVLGIYLPLITTNCAVLGVPLLNVGLNHNLLESLLFGFGSSVGFTMALVLFAGIRERLDGADVPLPFKGTAIAMITAGFMSLAFMGFAGLDRFQ, from the coding sequence ATGAGCAGCTACATCTTCGTCGTCATCGGCGCGGTCCTGGTCAACAACGTGGTGTTCATCCGCATCCTGGGCCTGTGTCCGTTCATGGGCGTGTCCAAGAAGCTGGAGACCGCGATCGGCATGGGCGCGGCGACCACCTTCGTGCTCACCCTGGGCGCGGGCACCAGCTACCTGATCGACCACTACCTGCTGCAGCCTTTCGATCTCGCCTACCTGCGCACCCTGTCCTTCATCGTGGTGATCGCCGCCATCGTGCAGTTCACCGAACTGGTCATCCAGAAGACCAGCCCGCTGCTGCACCAGGTGCTGGGCATCTACCTGCCGCTGATCACCACCAACTGCGCGGTGCTCGGCGTGCCGCTGCTCAACGTCGGCCTCAACCACAACCTGCTCGAATCCCTGCTGTTCGGCTTCGGCTCCTCGGTGGGCTTCACCATGGCGCTGGTGCTGTTCGCCGGCATCCGCGAGCGCCTGGACGGCGCCGACGTGCCGCTGCCCTTCAAGGGCACGGCGATCGCGATGATCACCGCCGGCTTCATGAGCCTGGCCTTCATGGGCTTCGCCGGACTGGACCGCTTCCAGTAG
- the rsxB gene encoding electron transport complex subunit RsxB, translating to MLTALLIMAGIAVVLGATLGYASIRFKVEGDPLVEKIDAILPQTQCGQCGYPGCKPYAQAVANGEADINQCPPGGEEGIRKLADLLGREFKPLSEEHGVEKPKSVAFIDEQTCIGCTLCIQACPVDAIVGAAKQMHTVVAPLCTGCELCVAPCPVDCITMEPLPETVENWKWKYPVVELRKIA from the coding sequence ATGCTGACCGCACTCCTGATCATGGCCGGAATCGCCGTCGTGCTGGGCGCCACGCTCGGCTACGCGTCGATCCGCTTCAAGGTGGAGGGCGACCCGCTGGTCGAGAAGATCGACGCCATCCTGCCGCAGACCCAGTGCGGCCAGTGCGGCTACCCCGGCTGCAAGCCCTACGCCCAGGCGGTGGCCAACGGCGAGGCCGACATCAACCAGTGCCCGCCGGGCGGCGAGGAAGGCATCCGCAAGCTGGCCGACCTGCTCGGCCGCGAGTTCAAGCCGCTCTCGGAAGAGCACGGCGTGGAGAAGCCCAAGTCGGTGGCCTTCATCGACGAGCAGACCTGCATCGGTTGCACGCTGTGCATCCAGGCCTGCCCGGTGGATGCCATCGTCGGCGCGGCCAAGCAGATGCACACCGTGGTGGCGCCGCTGTGCACCGGCTGCGAGCTGTGCGTGGCGCCCTGCCCGGTCGATTGCATCACCATGGAGCCGCTGCCCGAGACCGTGGAGAACTGGAAGTGGAAGTACCCGGTGGTCGAGCTCAGGAAGATCGCATGA
- a CDS encoding quinone-dependent dihydroorotate dehydrogenase yields the protein MLYDIARPLLFSLDAETAHEFTLATLNVAGRALPAGRPEPAAPVQVMGLNFPNRIGLAAGLDKNGEAIDGLARMGFGFIEIGTITPRPQPGNPRPRLFRLPEVQGIINRMGFNNHGVDALVANVKAAKFSGILGINIGKNFDTPIENAADDYLACLEKVYALASYVTVNISSPNTANLRQLQGESELDDLLAKLKAAQTRLADTHGRYVPMTLKIAPDLDDAQITNIADALRRHRIDGVIATNTTIARDKVQGVRFAEQQGGLSGAPVFEASTAVVVKLAAALAGELPIIAAGGVTNGRTARAKLEAGATLVQLYSGLIYRGPGLVRECVRATDGMSPPAPAAA from the coding sequence ATGCTCTACGACATCGCCCGCCCGCTGCTGTTTTCGCTCGATGCGGAAACCGCCCACGAATTCACCCTCGCCACCCTGAATGTTGCCGGCCGCGCCTTGCCCGCCGGCCGCCCGGAACCGGCCGCGCCGGTACAGGTGATGGGCCTGAACTTCCCCAACCGCATCGGCCTGGCCGCCGGTCTGGACAAGAACGGCGAGGCCATCGACGGTCTGGCGCGCATGGGCTTCGGCTTCATCGAGATCGGCACCATCACCCCGCGCCCGCAGCCCGGCAACCCGCGCCCGCGCCTGTTCCGCCTGCCGGAGGTGCAGGGCATCATCAACCGCATGGGCTTCAACAACCACGGCGTGGATGCGCTGGTGGCCAACGTCAAGGCGGCCAAGTTCAGCGGCATCCTCGGCATCAACATCGGCAAGAACTTCGATACGCCGATCGAGAACGCCGCCGACGACTACCTCGCCTGCCTGGAGAAGGTCTATGCGCTGGCGAGCTATGTCACGGTGAACATCTCCTCGCCCAACACCGCGAACCTGCGCCAGCTGCAGGGCGAATCCGAACTCGACGACCTTTTGGCGAAGCTCAAGGCCGCACAGACCCGCCTGGCCGACACCCACGGGCGCTACGTGCCGATGACGCTGAAGATCGCCCCGGACCTGGACGACGCGCAGATCACCAACATCGCCGACGCGCTGCGCCGCCACCGCATCGACGGGGTGATCGCCACCAACACCACGATCGCGCGCGACAAGGTGCAGGGCGTGCGCTTTGCCGAGCAGCAGGGCGGCCTCTCCGGTGCGCCGGTATTCGAGGCCTCCACCGCGGTGGTGGTCAAGCTCGCCGCCGCGCTGGCCGGGGAACTGCCGATCATCGCCGCCGGCGGCGTGACCAACGGACGCACCGCGCGCGCCAAGCTGGAAGCCGGCGCCACCCTGGTGCAGCTCTACAGCGGGCTGATCTACCGCGGCCCTGGCCTGGTGCGCGAATGCGTGCGCGCCACCGACGGCATGTCCCCGCCCGCGCCGGCCGCTGCATAG